Proteins encoded together in one Thermus neutrinimicus window:
- a CDS encoding cytochrome P450: protein MTPTLGLRQALPHLKGLRDDPLDTLLRWGRAHSRLHLPLPGMPLFLVFDPEGVELVLHTTDNKATFQYQELARLTGRGLLTDWGEEYQKARKLLKEPFLPRSVAGYREALEEEEAEAFFASWRSGERRELDHEMLALSLRFLGRALWGRPLPERIATLALAALERIMARMQHPLTRLNPWAEWRFQRVRGALLKEAEGLISLPPLSALPRDRALAEAITLLVAGHETTASALTWSLYLLSHRPQWQEAVAHGEAHARAAFLEALRLYPPAWILTRKAETPLRLGEDVLPKGSTVVLSPYVTHRLHFPHGEAFLPERFLEDSGRPSGRYFPFGLGRRLCLGRDFALLEGTVALRAFFRRFRLPPLPKAQVQAGVTLRPKGGLWVTLEGA, encoded by the coding sequence ATGACCCCCACCCTGGGCCTCCGGCAGGCCCTCCCCCACCTCAAGGGGCTCCGGGATGACCCCCTGGACACCCTCCTCCGTTGGGGACGGGCCCATTCCCGCCTGCACCTCCCCCTGCCGGGGATGCCCCTATTCCTGGTGTTTGACCCGGAAGGGGTGGAACTCGTGCTCCACACCACCGACAACAAGGCCACCTTTCAGTACCAAGAGCTCGCCCGCCTGACGGGAAGGGGCCTCCTCACGGACTGGGGGGAGGAGTACCAAAAGGCGCGCAAGCTCCTCAAGGAGCCCTTCCTCCCTAGGAGCGTGGCGGGTTACCGGGAGGCCCTCGAGGAGGAGGAGGCGGAAGCCTTCTTCGCCTCCTGGCGGTCCGGGGAACGACGGGAACTGGACCACGAGATGCTGGCCCTCTCCCTGCGCTTTCTGGGTAGGGCCCTTTGGGGAAGGCCCTTGCCGGAAAGGATCGCCACCCTGGCCCTCGCGGCCCTGGAACGGATCATGGCGCGCATGCAGCACCCCCTCACCCGCCTCAACCCCTGGGCGGAGTGGCGTTTCCAAAGGGTGCGGGGGGCCCTCCTGAAGGAGGCCGAAGGGCTGATCTCCCTTCCCCCCCTTTCCGCGCTTCCCAGGGATAGGGCCTTGGCCGAGGCCATCACCCTCCTGGTGGCGGGGCACGAAACCACGGCCAGCGCCCTCACCTGGAGCCTCTACCTCCTCTCCCATAGGCCCCAATGGCAGGAGGCGGTGGCCCACGGCGAGGCCCACGCCCGGGCGGCTTTCCTGGAGGCCCTGCGCCTGTACCCGCCGGCCTGGATCCTCACCCGAAAGGCAGAAACCCCCTTAAGGCTCGGGGAGGATGTCCTCCCCAAAGGGAGCACGGTGGTGCTCTCCCCCTACGTGACCCACCGCCTCCATTTTCCCCACGGCGAGGCCTTCTTGCCGGAGCGTTTCCTGGAAGACAGCGGCCGGCCCAGCGGGCGGTACTTCCCCTTTGGCCTGGGAAGGCGGCTTTGCTTGGGGCGGGACTTCGCTCTCTTGGAGGGGACCGTGGCCCTTAGGGCCTTCTTCCGGCGCTTCCGGCTCCCTCCCCTCCCCAAGGCCCAGGTGCAGGCCGGGGTTACCCTTAGGCCCAAAGGGGGGCTTTGGGTTACCTTGGAAGGGGCATGA
- a CDS encoding MerR family transcriptional regulator has protein sequence MTRPGVYTIAEVEAMTGLSAEVLRQWERRYGFPKPERTPGGHRLYRPEDVEALLVVRRFLEEGATPQAAIRRYLTQESRPEGLPQELLAALLEADLPRAEALFRRGVKLLGPEGALRGLLVPVLKEVGEGWHRGEVNVAQEHLATQFLRSRLHELLDLAGYPRGAPILVTTPPGERHELGAMLAAYYLRRRGFPALYLGPDTPLPDLENLSRELGARAVVLSASLSETLKALPQGALGRLAPKVFLGGQGADEAMAKGLGATYVPDLEALLQALEEEA, from the coding sequence ATGACCCGCCCTGGGGTGTACACCATCGCCGAGGTGGAGGCCATGACCGGCCTTTCCGCCGAGGTGCTGAGGCAATGGGAGAGGCGGTACGGTTTTCCCAAGCCGGAAAGGACCCCCGGCGGCCACCGCCTTTACCGGCCCGAGGATGTGGAGGCCCTCCTGGTGGTCCGCCGTTTCCTGGAGGAGGGAGCCACCCCTCAGGCGGCCATCCGCCGGTACCTGACCCAAGAGTCCCGGCCCGAAGGGCTTCCCCAGGAGCTTCTTGCCGCCCTTCTGGAGGCGGACCTCCCCCGGGCTGAGGCCCTCTTTCGCCGGGGGGTCAAGCTCTTGGGTCCGGAAGGGGCCCTAAGGGGGCTTCTGGTGCCCGTGCTCAAGGAGGTGGGGGAGGGCTGGCACCGGGGGGAGGTGAATGTGGCCCAGGAGCACCTGGCCACCCAGTTCCTCCGTTCCCGGCTTCATGAGCTTTTGGACCTGGCGGGGTATCCCCGGGGTGCCCCCATCCTGGTCACCACTCCCCCGGGGGAACGGCACGAGCTTGGGGCCATGCTGGCCGCCTACTACCTGAGGCGGCGGGGGTTTCCCGCCCTGTACCTGGGCCCCGACACCCCCCTTCCCGACCTGGAGAACCTCTCCCGGGAGCTTGGGGCGAGGGCGGTGGTGCTTTCCGCTTCCCTCTCGGAAACCCTAAAGGCCCTTCCCCAAGGGGCGCTGGGGCGCCTAGCCCCAAAGGTGTTCCTGGGGGGCCAAGGAGCGGATGAGGCGATGGCTAAAGGTTTGGGGGCCACGTACGTGCCGGACCTGGAGGCCTTGCTCCAGGCGTTGGAGGAGGAAGCATGA
- a CDS encoding cryptochrome/photolyase family protein — translation MYVVWHRADLRLADHPALLEALSQGPVVGLVVLDPNNLRTTPRRRAWFLENVRALREAYRRRGGSLWVLEGYPWEKVPEAAKRLRAKGVYALRSYTPYGRHRDGRVREALPVPLYLLPAPHLIPPDLPRPYRVYTPFSRHFQGVEPPLPAPDSLPQGPEEGEVPQEVASIPLPEAGEEAAWKRLQHFLRAGLGEYHLRRDRLDGEGGSRLSPYFTLGVLSPRQAAWEALKRGGEGAKKWVSELLWRDFSYHLLYHFPHMRETPLDPRFAAFPWREDEELFQAWLLGKTGVPLVDAAMRELWATGFLSNRARMCVAQFAVKYLLLPWKRAEKAFKELLLDGDTPQNLQGWQWAGGLGVDAAPYFRVFNLVEQGKRHDPDGSWRRRFAPEYPSYEPQNPVVDLGEARRRYLALVAGQ, via the coding sequence ATGTACGTGGTCTGGCACCGCGCCGATCTCAGGCTTGCCGACCACCCCGCCCTCCTCGAGGCCCTGTCCCAGGGACCGGTGGTTGGCCTGGTGGTGCTGGACCCCAACAACCTGAGGACCACGCCCCGGCGCCGGGCCTGGTTTTTGGAGAACGTTCGCGCCCTGAGGGAAGCCTACCGCAGGCGCGGAGGAAGCCTTTGGGTCCTAGAGGGCTACCCCTGGGAGAAGGTACCAGAGGCGGCGAAACGCCTTCGGGCCAAGGGGGTGTACGCCCTCAGGTCCTACACCCCCTATGGCCGCCACCGGGACGGGCGGGTGCGTGAAGCCCTCCCTGTTCCCCTCTACCTCCTCCCCGCCCCCCACCTGATCCCCCCCGACCTCCCCAGGCCCTACCGGGTCTACACCCCCTTTAGCCGCCACTTCCAGGGGGTGGAACCCCCCCTGCCGGCCCCCGACTCCCTGCCCCAGGGCCCGGAGGAAGGCGAGGTTCCCCAGGAGGTGGCAAGCATCCCCCTCCCCGAGGCCGGGGAGGAGGCCGCCTGGAAAAGGCTCCAACACTTCCTGCGGGCGGGCCTTGGGGAATACCACCTGAGGCGGGACCGGCTGGATGGGGAGGGGGGCTCGAGGCTCTCCCCCTACTTCACCCTAGGGGTCCTATCCCCCCGCCAGGCCGCCTGGGAGGCCCTGAAAAGGGGCGGGGAAGGGGCAAAAAAGTGGGTTTCTGAGCTCCTGTGGCGAGACTTCTCCTACCATCTCCTCTACCACTTCCCCCACATGCGGGAAACCCCCCTAGACCCCCGGTTCGCCGCCTTTCCCTGGCGGGAGGATGAGGAACTCTTCCAGGCCTGGCTTCTGGGAAAGACCGGGGTGCCCCTGGTGGACGCCGCCATGCGGGAGCTTTGGGCCACAGGCTTCCTGTCCAACCGGGCCCGGATGTGCGTGGCCCAGTTTGCCGTGAAGTACCTGCTTCTCCCCTGGAAGCGGGCGGAAAAGGCCTTCAAGGAACTCCTCCTGGACGGGGATACCCCGCAAAACCTCCAAGGCTGGCAGTGGGCGGGAGGCCTGGGGGTGGACGCCGCCCCCTACTTCCGGGTTTTCAACCTGGTGGAGCAGGGAAAGCGCCACGACCCCGACGGCAGCTGGCGGAGGCGCTTTGCCCCAGAGTACCCAAGTTACGAGCCACAAAACCCCGTGGTGGACCTGGGGGAAGCCCGAAGGAGGTACCTGGCCCTGGTGGCGGGCCAATAA
- a CDS encoding complex I NDUFA9 subunit family protein, with product MRVLVVGGTGFVGQHLVLRLLEGGHTPLVLSRSARSLPQGAVHIPGDITREVPDLEGVEAAIYLAGIIRERGQTFRQVHVEGVENLLRGLRQAGVTRVLHMSALGARRGTGSRYYETKAEGEELVRDSGLSYAIFRPSLIFGPGDEFFGQVLRGLVCGPWPFLPLIGDGSFPFRPVYVGDVAEAFAGALERGLEGTFDLVGPKEYTFRELLQLCQEVLGRWKPFLSIPLFLMDWTIPFLSLLPFAPITRDQYLMLKEGNTAPFPEALKDLLPAPRTLEEVLPAYLRC from the coding sequence ATGCGGGTCTTGGTGGTGGGGGGAACCGGGTTCGTGGGCCAGCACCTGGTCCTCCGCCTCCTGGAGGGGGGCCACACTCCCCTGGTCCTCTCCCGTTCGGCCAGGAGCCTGCCCCAGGGCGCGGTCCATATCCCCGGGGACATCACCCGGGAGGTACCGGACCTGGAGGGGGTGGAGGCCGCCATCTACCTGGCGGGGATCATCCGGGAGAGGGGCCAGACCTTCCGGCAGGTTCATGTGGAGGGGGTGGAAAACCTCCTCCGGGGCCTTCGGCAAGCTGGGGTAACCCGCGTCCTCCACATGTCCGCCCTGGGGGCAAGAAGGGGGACGGGTAGCCGCTACTACGAGACCAAGGCGGAAGGGGAGGAACTGGTGCGGGATAGCGGCCTGAGCTACGCCATCTTCCGCCCCAGCCTCATCTTTGGCCCGGGGGATGAGTTTTTTGGCCAGGTGCTTAGGGGCCTCGTCTGCGGGCCCTGGCCCTTCCTGCCCCTGATTGGGGATGGAAGCTTCCCCTTTCGCCCCGTCTACGTGGGGGATGTGGCCGAGGCCTTTGCTGGGGCTTTGGAAAGGGGCCTCGAGGGCACCTTTGACCTGGTGGGGCCCAAGGAGTACACCTTCCGGGAACTTCTCCAGCTTTGCCAGGAGGTCTTGGGCCGATGGAAGCCCTTTCTCTCCATCCCCCTCTTCCTCATGGACTGGACCATTCCCTTCCTTTCCCTCCTCCCCTTCGCCCCCATCACCCGGGACCAGTACCTCATGCTCAAGGAGGGGAACACCGCTCCCTTTCCCGAAGCCCTAAAGGACCTCCTCCCGGCGCCAAGGACCCTGGAGGAGGTCCTACCCGCCTACCTCAGGTGCTAG
- a CDS encoding phytoene/squalene synthase family protein — protein MEPNWPSIRTLLRLHSATFYWGSLLFPREERKGAWAVYAACRLGDEAVDGPGAGEEALAAWWQGVERAYGGKPVAEWEKALAWALERWPIPQEAFWHMREGFALDLGRVRLKTEEELMGYCYQVAGTVGRMMVPIAGGGREAEERAILLGQAMQLTNILRDVGEDLRRDRIYLPAELLEGFGVSQAHLQQGRITPEYRNLMAYLEDRARHLYREGLKGLHHLRVGRAAVALAALQYQAILDKLRRSGYDNLSQRAHLKPWERLGLLPQALRLSRSGIPATEA, from the coding sequence ATGGAACCCAACTGGCCCAGTATCAGAACCCTTTTGCGCCTCCACTCCGCCACCTTCTACTGGGGAAGCCTGCTTTTCCCTCGGGAGGAAAGGAAGGGAGCCTGGGCCGTGTACGCCGCCTGCCGCCTTGGTGACGAGGCCGTGGACGGACCTGGGGCGGGGGAGGAGGCCTTGGCGGCCTGGTGGCAAGGGGTGGAGAGGGCATATGGGGGAAAGCCGGTGGCGGAGTGGGAGAAGGCCCTGGCCTGGGCCTTGGAGCGGTGGCCCATCCCCCAAGAGGCCTTTTGGCACATGCGGGAGGGCTTTGCCCTGGACCTGGGCCGGGTGCGGCTCAAGACAGAGGAGGAGCTTATGGGGTACTGCTACCAGGTGGCCGGCACCGTGGGCCGGATGATGGTCCCCATCGCCGGAGGGGGAAGGGAGGCGGAGGAAAGAGCCATCCTCCTGGGCCAGGCCATGCAGCTCACCAACATCTTGCGGGACGTGGGGGAGGATCTTAGGCGGGATCGCATCTACCTGCCCGCGGAACTCCTGGAAGGCTTCGGGGTATCCCAAGCCCACCTGCAGCAAGGCCGGATCACGCCGGAGTACCGGAACTTGATGGCCTATCTGGAAGATCGGGCCCGCCACCTCTACCGGGAAGGGTTAAAGGGGCTCCATCACCTCCGGGTGGGCAGGGCCGCGGTGGCTTTGGCTGCCCTGCAGTACCAGGCCATCTTGGACAAGCTGCGCCGTTCCGGTTACGACAACCTGAGCCAGAGGGCCCACCTGAAGCCCTGGGAGCGGCTTGGGCTTCTGCCGCAGGCCCTGAGGCTTTCCCGGAGTGGGATACCGGCTACGGAAGCCTAG
- a CDS encoding YeeE/YedE family protein, which translates to MNRPQPIQPLYLGLFLLGALGLSYAIWLASGTRLVLAFWVAILLGLALFHAKFGFASGFRRFLLTGESRLLRAHFLLFALASLLFFPFLAQGEAFGQAVQGFVVPIGIALAVGAFLFGIGMQLGDGCASGTLYHTGGGDTRGILVLLGFMAGSLLGVYHLPYWQALPAWNPGSALTWFSSPYLGLFLWMGLLALLYLLVSGLEKRRTGQLVPLWQGEATHPLFGPWSLVGGAAVLALGSLLILLLLGRPWGVTAAFALWGGKLAQLLGIPVMDWALFNNPAFAEKLGQSILKDPTSVTNLGVFLGAFLGATLGGAFRLQDLRRIPWTTHLGVFLGGVLMGYGARLAGGCNIGAYLGGTASFSLHGPLWGVFALLGTALGVRLRPACRLENEGRAGRGLPST; encoded by the coding sequence ATGAACCGGCCGCAGCCCATCCAACCCCTTTATCTGGGCCTTTTTCTCCTGGGAGCCCTAGGCCTCTCCTACGCCATATGGCTGGCTTCCGGTACCAGGCTGGTCCTGGCCTTCTGGGTGGCGATCCTCCTTGGCCTAGCCCTATTCCACGCCAAGTTTGGCTTCGCCTCGGGGTTCCGACGCTTTCTCCTCACGGGGGAAAGCCGTTTGTTGCGAGCCCACTTCCTCCTCTTTGCCCTCGCCAGCCTGCTTTTCTTCCCCTTCCTAGCCCAGGGGGAGGCCTTTGGCCAGGCGGTGCAGGGATTTGTGGTACCCATCGGGATCGCACTCGCCGTGGGGGCCTTCCTTTTCGGCATCGGCATGCAGCTTGGGGACGGATGCGCCTCCGGTACCCTTTACCACACGGGAGGCGGGGACACCCGAGGGATTCTGGTTCTTTTGGGCTTCATGGCAGGCTCTTTGCTGGGGGTGTACCACCTTCCCTACTGGCAGGCCCTTCCCGCCTGGAACCCAGGTAGCGCCCTCACCTGGTTCTCCTCCCCCTACCTGGGCCTTTTCCTCTGGATGGGCCTTCTGGCCCTCCTCTACCTCCTGGTTTCCGGGCTGGAGAAAAGGCGGACGGGCCAGCTGGTACCCCTCTGGCAAGGGGAAGCCACCCATCCCCTCTTCGGCCCCTGGAGCCTGGTGGGGGGTGCCGCGGTGCTAGCCCTGGGGAGCCTGCTTATCCTCCTCCTATTGGGCCGCCCCTGGGGGGTAACGGCGGCCTTCGCCCTTTGGGGAGGAAAGCTGGCCCAACTTCTGGGGATACCTGTGATGGACTGGGCCCTCTTCAACAACCCGGCCTTCGCCGAAAAGCTGGGGCAGAGCATCCTCAAAGACCCCACCAGCGTGACCAACCTCGGGGTCTTCCTGGGAGCTTTCCTGGGGGCCACCCTGGGCGGGGCCTTTAGGCTTCAGGACCTGCGCCGCATCCCCTGGACCACCCACCTGGGGGTCTTCCTGGGAGGGGTGCTCATGGGCTACGGCGCCCGGCTAGCAGGGGGTTGCAACATCGGGGCCTACCTGGGGGGCACCGCCTCCTTCAGCCTCCACGGCCCTCTCTGGGGAGTCTTCGCCCTCCTGGGCACAGCCCTCGGGGTGCGGCTTAGGCCTGCCTGCCGCCTGGAAAACGAGGGCCGGGCGGGAAGGGGCCTGCCTAGCACCTGA
- a CDS encoding DOMON domain-containing protein, translated as MRRWIWLLVLALGVAGAQAPKVDGRIAPGEYAKTYRHEKSGITLYWSIVGDTLYLALEGKSKGWIGIGFLPEKGDKKKGADQYLFYMDAGKLVALDMYQVKRTGAPVVDEKEGGKNSILAAAATYENDTWVVEFSRKLKTGEATDVEMVPGKKILVMLAYAGKMDPKEEHKKTERWYLEDFIF; from the coding sequence ATGAGACGATGGATCTGGCTTCTGGTGTTGGCCTTAGGCGTGGCGGGGGCCCAGGCTCCCAAGGTGGACGGCAGGATTGCGCCCGGGGAGTACGCCAAGACCTATAGGCACGAAAAGAGCGGCATCACCCTCTACTGGAGCATCGTGGGGGACACCCTGTATCTGGCCCTCGAGGGCAAGAGCAAGGGTTGGATTGGCATCGGTTTCCTGCCGGAAAAGGGCGACAAGAAGAAGGGAGCTGACCAGTACCTCTTCTACATGGATGCGGGCAAGCTGGTGGCCTTGGACATGTACCAGGTTAAGCGCACGGGTGCCCCGGTGGTCGACGAGAAGGAGGGAGGGAAAAACTCCATCCTGGCCGCCGCGGCCACGTACGAGAACGACACCTGGGTGGTGGAGTTCAGCCGCAAGCTGAAGACTGGGGAAGCCACCGACGTGGAGATGGTGCCCGGCAAGAAGATCCTCGTCATGCTGGCCTATGCCGGGAAGATGGACCCCAAGGAGGAGCACAAGAAGACCGAGCGCTGGTACCTCGAGGATTTCATCTTCTAA
- a CDS encoding lycopene cyclase domain-containing protein has product MTYLQFHLFFLLPPLLALLLWARPRPPRLWAYLLMPLIALAYTTPWDNYLVWKGVWGYPEGRVLLRIGYVPLEEYLFFLLQPLLTGALLLRLAGAPPPAGPGLARVVGGGIWLLVTALGVLLLALGGKFLYLGLILAYFSPVFLLQWAFAGDLLVAWWKPSGLGVALPTLYLWGADHFAIAQEGIWWISEAYILGLKAWGLPLEEMVFFLFTNLAVVQGLLLAWHPEALRRLR; this is encoded by the coding sequence ATGACCTACCTCCAGTTCCACCTGTTCTTCCTCCTTCCTCCCCTCCTCGCCCTGCTCCTGTGGGCCAGGCCCAGGCCGCCCAGGCTTTGGGCCTACCTCCTCATGCCCCTCATCGCCCTGGCCTACACCACCCCTTGGGACAACTACCTGGTGTGGAAGGGGGTATGGGGGTACCCCGAGGGGCGGGTCCTCCTGCGCATCGGCTACGTTCCCCTCGAGGAATACCTCTTCTTCCTCCTCCAGCCCCTCCTGACCGGGGCCCTGCTCCTCAGGCTGGCCGGGGCACCCCCCCCGGCGGGGCCGGGGCTTGCCCGGGTGGTGGGCGGAGGGATCTGGCTCCTGGTGACCGCCTTAGGGGTGCTCCTCCTGGCCTTGGGAGGGAAGTTTCTCTATCTGGGCCTCATCTTGGCCTACTTCTCCCCCGTCTTCCTCCTGCAGTGGGCCTTTGCAGGGGATCTCCTGGTGGCTTGGTGGAAACCCTCTGGGCTTGGGGTGGCCTTACCCACCCTTTACCTTTGGGGAGCGGACCACTTCGCCATCGCCCAGGAAGGGATATGGTGGATTTCCGAGGCCTATATCCTAGGGCTAAAGGCCTGGGGCCTGCCCCTGGAGGAGATGGTCTTCTTCCTCTTCACCAACCTGGCCGTGGTCCAAGGGCTTCTGCTGGCCTGGCACCCCGAGGCCTTAAGGCGCCTGCGATGA
- a CDS encoding helix-turn-helix domain-containing protein: MKRLNRKEVVFLAGDRADTLYRLREGLVRIVELLPDGRTLTLRHVLPGDFFGEEALEGKRYRYAAETMTEAVVEGLDPKGMDHEALHQVARNLARQMRRVQAYEAHLQSGELRARIARYLLFLADTPASFRDEQGLFVTASHEEIADATASTRESVSKILSDMRYQGLIATAYRRVYLLNLKALEQEAQGILEAA; the protein is encoded by the coding sequence ATGAAGAGGCTTAACCGTAAAGAGGTGGTGTTCCTGGCGGGCGACCGGGCGGATACCCTGTACCGGCTTCGGGAGGGCTTGGTGCGCATCGTGGAGCTTCTCCCCGATGGCCGGACCCTTACCCTGCGCCACGTCCTTCCCGGGGATTTCTTTGGGGAGGAGGCCCTGGAGGGCAAGCGCTACCGCTACGCGGCCGAGACCATGACCGAGGCGGTGGTGGAGGGGTTGGACCCCAAGGGGATGGACCACGAGGCCCTGCACCAGGTGGCCCGCAACCTGGCCCGGCAGATGCGGCGGGTGCAGGCCTATGAGGCCCACCTGCAGTCGGGGGAGCTTCGGGCCAGGATCGCCCGTTACCTGCTCTTCCTGGCCGACACCCCCGCCTCCTTCCGGGATGAACAGGGCCTTTTCGTGACCGCTTCCCATGAGGAGATCGCCGACGCCACGGCCTCCACCCGGGAGTCGGTGTCCAAGATCCTTTCCGATATGCGGTACCAGGGCCTGATCGCCACCGCCTACCGCAGGGTTTATCTCCTGAACTTGAAGGCCCTGGAGCAGGAAGCCCAAGGGATCCTCGAGGCGGCCTAG
- a CDS encoding lysophospholipid acyltransferase family protein: MTGEPHGPFARLLKGVVEGLLLGSLKGNLRGVYLRGELPKTPLVLAMNHHSFYDGHLVWLLGRLAGRPTSLLVAEENLKAFPVLSLAGALGTGQLREALRRLGRGEWVAVFPEGALRYPGPLAPLRPGASWLAQRAGVPLLPVAARVVVRGFSHPEAFLLVGEPLPPGAGLEGALAELLRQLDGLLQDTHPRALPPGFQQALRGRQSLEERVRPWVEALKRL, encoded by the coding sequence ATGACCGGGGAACCCCATGGCCCCTTTGCCCGCCTCCTCAAGGGGGTGGTGGAGGGCCTGCTCCTGGGTAGCCTCAAGGGGAACCTGCGGGGGGTCTACCTGAGGGGAGAGCTTCCCAAGACTCCCTTGGTCCTGGCCATGAACCACCATAGCTTTTACGACGGCCACCTGGTCTGGCTCCTGGGGCGGTTGGCGGGAAGGCCCACAAGCCTCCTGGTGGCCGAGGAGAACCTGAAGGCCTTTCCCGTCCTCTCCTTGGCCGGGGCCCTGGGAACGGGCCAGCTGCGGGAGGCCTTGCGGCGGCTTGGCCGAGGGGAGTGGGTGGCGGTTTTTCCCGAAGGCGCCCTGCGCTACCCCGGGCCCTTGGCCCCCTTGCGGCCTGGGGCCTCATGGCTGGCGCAAAGGGCCGGGGTGCCCCTCCTCCCCGTGGCCGCCCGGGTGGTGGTGCGGGGCTTCTCCCATCCCGAGGCCTTTCTCCTGGTGGGGGAACCCCTTCCTCCCGGGGCTGGGCTCGAGGGGGCCTTGGCAGAGCTCCTGCGGCAGCTGGATGGGCTTTTGCAGGACACCCATCCCCGCGCCCTCCCCCCAGGATTCCAACAGGCCCTGAGGGGTAGGCAAAGCCTGGAGGAAAGGGTACGCCCGTGGGTGGAGGCCCTTAAACGGCTATGA